A region from the Biomphalaria glabrata chromosome 14, xgBioGlab47.1, whole genome shotgun sequence genome encodes:
- the LOC129922983 gene encoding ashwin-like has translation MSNTLPSNSVPSKIDWLYPDLMSKDGLLYILKQRYIDQHNFDLENLNKEDLIDLYNQYILPLPQRKYRSNRRGNEMCKKQIISSKKRASEFKDDSDQPAKRQQMITMAQGSGDRLKPPPSSASGNNKVVKLSHSKNTYQLPETEFKEKCNMNSQGKQCSNNQNQGCNSRKRHFKDDNHSDQLTNTSPSPIKKINKISWP, from the coding sequence atgtcTAACACCTTGCCTTCAAATTCAGTACCTAGTAAAATAGATTGGTTATACCCAGACTTAATGTCAAAAGATGGTTTGCTGTATATTCTTAAACAGCGTTACATAGACCAACATAACTTTGATCTGGAAAATCTTAACAAAGAAGACCTGATAGATCTTTACAATCAATACATTTTGCCCTTACCTCAAAGGAAGTATCGAAGTAACAGAAGAGGGAATGAAAtgtgtaaaaaacaaataatttcatcaaAGAAAAGAGCTTCAGAATTTAAAGACGACTCTGATCAACCCGCAAAAAGACAACAGATGATTACCATGGCTCAAGGTTCTGGTGATAGACTCAAGCCCCCGCCTTCCTCTGCATCTGGCAACAATAAAGTTGTTAAACTGAGTCATTCCAAGAACACTTATCAGCTACCTGAGACTGAGTTCAAAGAAAAATGTAACATGAATAGTCAAGGAAAACAATGCTCTAACAACCAAAATCAGGGCTGTAATTCCAGGAAGAGACATTTTAAAGATGATAATCATTCTGACCAGCTAACTAATACAAGCCCTTCACCtatcaagaaaataaataagatCTCTTGGCCATAA